One uncultured Gellertiella sp. genomic window carries:
- a CDS encoding single-stranded DNA-binding protein produces the protein MAGSVNKVILVGNLGADPEIRRTQDGRPIANLRIATSESWRDRNSGERREKTEWHTVVIFNEGLCKVAEQYLKKGSTVYIEGQLQTRKWQDQNGQDRYSTEVVLQGFNSTLTMLGGRGDGGGAGAGGARGGAPAGGDYGGSYGDDYGSGGGGSSGRGGSAPASGGGFSRDLDDDIPF, from the coding sequence ATGGCTGGTAGCGTAAACAAGGTCATTTTGGTCGGCAATCTCGGGGCTGACCCGGAAATCCGGCGCACGCAGGACGGTCGGCCGATTGCCAACCTCAGGATTGCCACCTCGGAATCCTGGCGCGACCGCAATTCCGGCGAGCGCCGTGAAAAGACCGAATGGCACACCGTGGTGATCTTCAACGAAGGCCTCTGCAAGGTTGCCGAGCAATATCTGAAGAAGGGCTCGACGGTCTATATCGAAGGCCAGCTGCAGACCCGCAAGTGGCAGGACCAGAATGGCCAGGACCGCTATTCGACCGAAGTGGTGCTGCAGGGCTTCAACTCGACGCTGACCATGCTTGGCGGCCGCGGCGATGGCGGCGGTGCCGGTGCGGGCGGCGCCCGTGGCGGCGCGCCTGCGGGCGGCGATTACGGCGGCAGCTATGGCGATGACTATGGCTCGGGTGGCGGCGGTTCCTCCGGTCGCGGCGGCTCCGCTCCGGCCTCCGGCGGCGGCTTCTCGCGCGATCTCGATGATGACATCCCGTTCTGA